A window from bacterium BMS3Abin11 encodes these proteins:
- a CDS encoding putative oxidoreductase/MT0587, which translates to MALEKGNTTINAEFDVIVIGGGPAGSTFSTLLREKGHNVLLLEKDHHPRFHIGESLLPMTLPIFEKLGVSEQVKEIGILKYGAEFNSQLENNKSETFYFDFALDRGHPHAYGVRRSEFDEILFRNAIDKGVDCREGTRVSNVVFNPDNTVTVTAITKDGQTLQLACQFLVDASGRESLLSRRKKLKKKSKKHNSAAIFGHFENVVRRSGKDEGNISIYWFEHGWFWMIPLKDGTMSVGAVCFPEYLKTRDCPPDDFLQHTINMAPEVAERMKDSTQVGEVRATGNFTYSSSRMFGKPGENYLLIGDAYAFIDPVFSSGVHIAMSGAVSAAEIIDACLMKPENSQNLLKQYKSKIDDALKTFSWLIHRFNSPVIHKLFMAPGNNFRIQEGIISLLAGDLYRDTPVKSRLFMFKIIYYVMCLFHFPGTLASYRRRKRNIRIIFSGGTTAQDMLD; encoded by the coding sequence ATGGCACTGGAAAAAGGAAATACCACAATAAATGCCGAATTCGATGTCATCGTCATCGGTGGAGGCCCTGCCGGATCAACATTTTCCACACTGCTGCGCGAAAAAGGCCATAATGTTCTACTGCTGGAGAAAGACCACCACCCAAGATTCCATATCGGTGAATCCCTGTTGCCAATGACCCTTCCCATCTTTGAAAAACTGGGGGTCAGCGAACAGGTTAAAGAAATCGGAATTCTCAAGTACGGTGCTGAATTCAATTCGCAGCTTGAGAACAACAAATCTGAAACCTTCTATTTCGACTTTGCACTGGATCGCGGTCACCCACACGCCTATGGGGTCAGACGCTCTGAGTTTGATGAGATCTTATTCAGAAATGCCATAGACAAGGGTGTTGATTGCCGGGAAGGTACACGTGTTAGCAACGTAGTATTTAACCCCGATAATACTGTTACCGTAACCGCGATCACAAAAGATGGTCAAACGCTCCAGCTTGCTTGTCAGTTCCTGGTTGATGCCAGCGGCAGAGAATCGCTGTTGTCACGCAGAAAAAAACTCAAGAAAAAAAGTAAAAAACATAATAGTGCCGCCATCTTCGGCCATTTTGAAAACGTGGTAAGGCGTAGTGGTAAAGATGAAGGTAATATTTCCATCTACTGGTTTGAACATGGCTGGTTCTGGATGATCCCGTTGAAGGATGGCACGATGAGTGTCGGCGCGGTATGCTTCCCGGAGTATCTGAAAACACGTGATTGCCCGCCTGATGATTTTTTACAGCATACGATAAACATGGCACCTGAAGTTGCAGAGCGGATGAAAGACTCGACACAGGTTGGTGAGGTAAGAGCAACAGGTAACTTCACCTATTCTTCCTCTCGCATGTTTGGTAAGCCCGGTGAAAACTACCTGCTGATCGGTGATGCCTATGCCTTCATTGACCCGGTCTTCTCCAGCGGGGTCCACATCGCCATGTCCGGTGCCGTCAGTGCCGCGGAAATTATCGATGCCTGCCTGATGAAACCTGAAAATAGCCAGAATCTACTCAAACAGTATAAGTCGAAAATTGATGACGCCTTAAAAACCTTCTCCTGGCTGATACATCGATTTAATTCTCCGGTCATACACAAACTATTTATGGCACCCGGTAATAATTTCCGTATCCAGGAAGGTATCATCTCGCTCCTGGCCGGTGATCTTTATCGAGATACTCCGGTTAAATCTCGCCTTTTCATGTTTAAGATCATCTATTACGTTATGTGCCTGTTTCACTTCCCTGGCACCCTGGCCTCATATCGAAGACGCAAAAGAAATATCAGGATTATTTTTTCGGGTGGGACAACAGCACAGGATATGCTTGATTAA
- a CDS encoding lipid A 3-O-deacylase has product MQIHSRRIILLQQQLLLIAFIVSSPGFAGDNPDNQKKLPSNSWHLLVGAGSSHPGWGATQEKVETTDIILRQKRPQTKTHGESWYLNRKSVLVEIPLTLLREPDEPAMIGFTMNVNWTFIASQRFQPYIFAGGGPVYTKAEIPGTSSRLKGSYQAGIGLDFLLGRFGMSVEYRYHHLSNGGLKEPNDPLNSGKLLLGFRLPF; this is encoded by the coding sequence TTGCAGATACACAGTCGGCGAATTATTCTCCTGCAACAGCAATTATTACTGATTGCCTTCATTGTTTCGTCACCGGGTTTTGCCGGTGACAATCCTGATAACCAGAAAAAGCTCCCCAGCAATAGCTGGCACCTGTTAGTTGGAGCAGGCAGTTCTCATCCCGGCTGGGGAGCAACGCAGGAAAAAGTAGAAACTACCGATATCATCCTGAGGCAAAAGCGTCCACAGACAAAAACTCATGGTGAATCCTGGTACCTGAACCGCAAGTCAGTGCTGGTAGAAATACCGCTGACGCTGCTGCGAGAACCTGATGAGCCGGCCATGATTGGTTTTACCATGAATGTGAACTGGACATTTATTGCAAGCCAGCGGTTTCAGCCTTATATCTTTGCAGGCGGCGGTCCGGTTTATACAAAAGCGGAAATACCTGGTACCAGCTCCCGTCTGAAAGGTTCCTATCAGGCGGGAATAGGGTTGGACTTTTTGCTGGGCAGGTTCGGTATGAGTGTAGAGTATCGATACCACCATCTTTCAAATGGTGGGCTAAAAGAGCCAAATGACCCACTGAATTCTGGCAAACTATTACTTGGTTTTAGATTGCCGTTTTAA